Genomic DNA from Lutibacter sp. A80:
AAGCTAATAGTAATGAACAATAAAGAAATACATAAAATGACTCCAATACTAGATAAAATGGTAGCAAAAAAACACGGTTTTAGCGTGCCAGAAGCCTATTTTAATACTATTGAAGATGGTGTATTTGCTGAAATAATTACTTCAAAAATTAATGTAAATAAAACAAACTTTAAAGCTCCAAACGCTTATTTCGACACTGTTGAAGAGAATATTATTTCTAAACTTAAAACATATATAATTAAAAAAGAAACAGCACATTCAGTACCCGAAGGGTATTTTGAAACACTAGAAGATCAAGTTTTAAACAAAATTAAAACTACTTCAAAAGTTAGAACACTAAAAAAAGTTTCAAAATATATAGCTCCACTAGCAATTGCAGCTTCTTTTCTACTAATTTTTATATTGAACAATACACAAGACACAATTACTTTTGATAATTTAACTACTTCAGAAATTGAAGATTTTATAGATAATGATATGCTTCATTATGATGCCGAAAGTTTAGCAGCTATTTTTCCTGAAGTATCTCTAGATGATCTAAATTATACCGAAACTATACCTGATGCAGATGTTGTAAACTATTTAAACGAAAATGATATAGATGCATTATTATTAGAAAATTAAACCTACTAGAAATGAAAAAATTATTATATATATCGTTAATTTTATTAATTGCAACAAATTCTGTTGTTGGTCAAAAAAAGAATAGACAAAATATAAAATTGTTAAAAACCGCATTTATTACAAATGCTATAACTTTAAAACCAGTTGAAGCTGAAAAATTTTGGCCAGTATACAACCAATACACAAATAAAATTCAACAGTTAAAAGTTGACTTAGAAAATAGCAAAACACAAGAATTTAAAAATTCTGGAGGAATTGATAGTTTATCAGAATCTGATGCTCAAAAAGTTTTAGATCAATATTTACTTTATGAAAAAGAAGTTTATGAAACTAAAATTAGTATGATTAAAGACCTTTCAACTATAATTTCAGCACATCAAATTATAAAATTGCAAAAAGCGGAACGCGATTTTAATAAACGAATGTTGCAAGAATACGGTAGAAGAAAAAGAATGGGACAATAGTAGTATTTAAACTCTACATACTCCTACTCTACTAACAATTTTACTTTGGAAGTTTTATTTTTAAAGCTTCTACAATATTATATGCAGCCGGACAAATTTCTGTGTTTTTAATAGTTAGATCAGCAATTTGAATAAATTTTCGTCTATCTGTGTGTGGATATTCACTACAAGCTTTTGGACGAACATCATAAATCATACACATATTATCATTTAAATCTAAAAAAGCACAAGGAGCAGTTTTTAGCACATAAAAATTATCAGCATCTAACTCTAAATACTGAGTTGTAAAATCAAATACTTTCATTTTAAAATGTTTAGAAATACGTTCAATATCTTTATTAGTAAATATTGGACTTGTAGTTTTACAACAATTTCCGCAAGTTAAACAATCCGTTTTTTCAAACTCTTTGTCATGTAGATCTTGCATTACTACGTCTAAATTTTTAGGAGTGCGTTTCTTTAACTTCTGAAAATATTTTTTATTCTCAATAAGTTTATCTTTAGCTAACTTTGGTAATTCCTTTAAAAATTCTTCCATTTTGCAAATATAAATGATATTTATTAGTACCATTGAGAATACATTTAAAATTTAATTTTAAAAATCTAGACCAACTATTTGTATTAAAATTAATTTGATTTTATAAAATCGTATAAATTATTTGAAATTTAGTACTTTTGCAGCTTAAAATAATTTAGCAAAAATATGCACAATAGTTTAGAAATAGCTGTAAAAAAGGCTTTTAAAGAGATCTATAATACAGAAATAGAATCTGTTGAATTCCAGGCAACTAAAAAAGATTTTAAAGGTGATATAACCATAGTTGTTTTTGCCTTTTTACGATTTGTTAAAGGAAATCCAGTTGAAATTGGAACTAAAATTGGTACTTATTTAAAAGAAAATGTAGCAGAAGTTGCAGATTTTAATGTTGTTAAAGGGTTTTTAAACTTAGAAATCTCTGATTCGTTTTTTATAGAAAGCTTTAATACAATCTATAAAACCAATAATTTCGGTAAAGTAGCTACAACTAAAAATGAAAAAGCTGTTATGGTAGAATATTCTTCGCCAAACACTAACAAACCACTTCATTTAGGGCATATTAGAAATAATTTATTAGGTTATTCTGTTGCTGAAATTATAAAAGCCTCAGGTAAACAGGTTTATAAAACTCAAATTATTAACGATCGTGGAATTCATATTTGTAAAAGTATGGTCGCTTGGTTGCATTTTGGAAATGGAGAAACTCCAGAAAGTACAGGTTTAAAAGGCGATAAATTAGTTGGTAATTATTATGTTGCTTTTGATAAAGCTTATAAAAAAGAAATTGCACAACTTATTACAGAAGGAAAAACAGAAGAAGAAGCTAAAAAAGAAGCACCTCTTTTAATTGAAGCACAACAAATGCTCTTAAAATGGGAAGCTGGAGATAAAGAAGTAGTTGATTTATGGAAAACTATGAATCAATGGGTTTATGATGGTTTTGCTATAACCTATAAAGAATTAGGTGTAGATTTTGATAAAAATTATTATGAAAGTAATACCTATCTATTAGGAAAAGATATTGTAGCAGAAGGTTTAGAAAAAGGAATATTTCATAAAAAAGAAGACGGCTCTGTTTGGATAGATTTAACCGATGAAGGTTTAGATGAGAAAATTGTATTACGTGCCGATGGAACTGCTGTTTATATGACACAAGATATTGGTACTGCAATTGAACGTTTTAAAGATTTTGACCTTCAAGAGTTGGTTTATACCGTTGGAAACGAACAAGATTACCACTTTAAAGTATTATTTTTAATTTTAGATAAATTAGGATTCGATTGGGCTAAAAACTTATATCACTTATCATACGGAATGGTAGATTTACCAAATGGTAAAATGAAATCTAGAGAAGGAACTGTTGTTGATGCCGATGATTTAATGGTTGAAATGACAGATACAGCAAGAACAATCTCTCAAGAATTAGGTAAATTAGAAGGCTATTCTAACGAAGAAAAAGAAACGCTATACAAAACTATTGGTTTAGGCGCGCTTAAATATTTTATTTTAAAAGTAGACCCTAAAAAACGTATTCTATTCGACCCAGAAGAATCTGTTGATTTTGCTGGTAATACAGGTCCTTTTATTCAATATACTTATGCTAGAATACAATCTATTTTAAGAAAAGCTACCTTTGATTATACTAAAGAAATAACCACAATTAGTTTAGATCCAAAAGAACGAGAATTAATTAAACAAATACAATTATTTCCTGAAATTATTCAAAATGCAGCTCAAAATCATAGTCCTGCAATTATAGCAAATTATACATACGATTTGGTAAAAGTTTACAATTCATTTTACCAAACAGTACCAATTTTAGGCTGTGGAAATGAACAAGAAAAAATATTTAGAACACAACTATCATTCAAAGTAGCAGAAATAACAAAAACAGCATTTTCTTTATTAGGAATAAATGTTCCAGAGAGAATGTAATTTTAACAAATTATAAAAATATAAATAGTATACTGTTTAAATTATTAAGCTATTAATAAATTAAAACAAAAAATAACTAAATTTGCTGTGTAAAACCAGTAAGTACTCATAAAAATTAAAATTTAAAAACATGAAATACGATATATTAATAATTGGTAGTGGTCCTGGAGGATATGTTACAGCTATTAGAGCTTCACAACTTGGTTTTAAAGTTGGTGTGGTTGAAAAAGAAAATTTAGGTGGAATTTGCTTAAATTGGGGTTGTATTCCTACAAAGGCCTTATTAAAAAGTGCACAAGTTTATGATTATTTAAAACATGTAGATCAATATGGTTTAAAAGCTGAAGCTATTGATAAAGATTTTGATGCGGTAATAAAACGCAGTAGAAATGTTGCTGAAGGAATGAGTAAAGGTGTTCAATTTTTAATGAAAAAAAATAAAATTGATGTTATCGATGGTTTTGGAAAAATTAAAACTGGTAAAAAAGTTGATGTAACAGATGCCGATGGTAAAGTAACTGAATATAGTGCAGACCATATTATTATTGCAACTGGAGCACGCTCACGTGAGTTGCCAAACTTACCACAAGATGGTAAAAAAGTTATTGGTTATAGACAAGCAATGACGCTACCTAAACAACCTAAAAAAATGATTGTTGTTGGTTCAGGTGCTATAGGTGTTGAGTTCGCTCACTTTTATAATTCAATGGGTACCGATGTAACTATTGTAGAATTTATGCCAAATGTAGTTCCAGTTGAAGATATTGAAATTTCTAAACAATTTGAACGTTCACTAAAAAAATCTGGAATAAAAGTTATGACAAATTCTTCTGTAGAATCTGTTGATACTTCTGGTAAAGGTGTAAAAGCTGTTGTTAAAACTAAAAAAGGAGAAGAAATTTTAGAAGCTGATATTGTTTTATCTGCTGTTGGAATTAAATCTAACATAGAAAATATTGGATTAGAAGATGTTGGAATTGTTGTTGATCGTGATAAAATTTTGGTAAACGATTTCTATCAAACTAACATTCCTGGTTATTATGCAATTGGAGATGTTGTTCCTGGTCAAGCCTTAGCACATGTTGCTTCTGCTGAAGGAATTACTTGTGTTGAAAAAATTGCTGGTTTACATACCGAAAAAATTGACTACGGAAATGTTCCTGGTTGTACATATGCAACTCCAGAAATAGCTAGCGTTGGTTTAACTGAAGCTAAAGCTATTGAAGCTGGTTACGAAATTAAAGTTGGTAAATTTCCTTTCTCTGCATCTGGAAAAGCAAAAGCTGCTGGTAACCCAGAAGGATTTGTAAAAGTTATTTTTGATGCAAAATATGGAGAATGGCTAGGTTGCCATATGATTGGTGCTGGTGTTACTGATATGATTGCTGAAGCAGTTTTAGGTAGAAAATTAGAAACTACTGGACACGAAGTATTAAAAGCTATTCACCCTCACCCAACTATGAGTGAAGCTGTTATGGAAGCTGTTGCTGCAGCTTACGACGAAGTTATACACTTATAAAATATAAATTAGATACCAAAGAGGTTTTCTAAAACGTTTAAAATTTGTTAGACTGAATTTATTTCAAAAAACATTAAATAAACGCTTTTGAAAACCTCTTTTTTTATTTAGAAAAGTTAAATTTTATATAGTGAAATTATATTTTAGTATATTTGATTTTTAACTTTTAAATCAAAAAATAACTATATGAAAGCATTAAAATTACTAGTACTACTTATTTTTGTTACTACAATTTCTTGTAAAGAAGATAAACCAAAAACAAATGCTAATAATAAAGTAACCGTTAAACATTATATTTGTTTAAATGAATGTGAAAATAGTGGTTCAGATGTTCAAGGTGTTTGTCCTACTTGTAATACGCCATATACTCACAATGATGCTTTTCATAATAATGATTTTTTAAAAAATGGTCCTTTAACGGTTCCTTCAAACACTCCAACAAATACAAATACAATTACTCCACCAACACAATCACCAGCTCAAAATGCGTCTGGAGTTTATCATTATACTTGCGCTAACGGTTGTCCTGGAGGTGCTGGTTCAGCTTCTAATTGTAAATCTTGTGGTAATACACTTGAACATAATCAAGCATATCATAACATCTAATTTTTAAAATTAAAATATGGCATTTTCATTATCCAAACTTTTTAAAAACAAGCCTAAAGAAGTTCCTTCTATTCCAGAAATTATAGAAAAAATAGATTTTAAAGGAGGTACTAAATATGCTAAAAATGAAACTAATATTGTATATGCTGATGTTGAAGAATTAGGAGGTTTTCCTTACTTAAAAACTGTAATTATTGGTGACACTTCTGTAAATATTAAAAGAGTAGGCTGTACTGCAACATTTAAATTTAACAATGAATCTATTGTATTAAATTCTGACAATACAACTATAGAGTCTAATAAAATTAAAAATACAAACGTTTTTTTTACTGAAATTGATTTTGAATTAAACGAACAAGAAGCTACTAAAATTAAAGATCAAAAAGTTGTTACTTTAGAATATGGTTTCAAAAATAAAGTTACACCTTTTACACCTTTCTAATATTCTATAACAGAAAATTCTAATTTTAATGGTTCCAATGCTTTTAAAAGCATTGGTATTAAATCTGTACCTAAATCTATATAGAATTCAGAAAAATTACGTGTGCGCTCTTCTAAACTTCTGTTTGGAAATAATTCATTTTGTAACGTTTCAATTCTAGTTACTACATCAGACAATTTTCTTTTTTGAGCTTTTAACAAGCGTTTTTCTAAATTATTTAATCCTTTCAATTGCTTTTTTTCTTGTGCATGTACTGCACCAATAAAAGATTTATCGGTTTGCTCAGCTAATTCTTTTAATGCTAAAAATTGCTCTTGTAAAAACTGCTTTTGCTGTGAAAAATCTATTGAAATATCGGAAATTTCTTTTACCTTTTTATTTATTAAAACTTCTTGCTTATTAAAAATTTCTTTTAAAGTTACATTTAATTTACCCAGCTTAATCAATTGTTTTTCAGTAATTAACAATACTGAATTACGTAATAATAAAATTGGAAATGGTGTAGCAACTTTTGAAAAATAATCTTTTAACTGAAACCAATACGCTAGTTCTCCTCCTCCACCAATATAACATAAATTTGGTAAAATTGTTTCTTGATATAAGGGTCTCATAATTACGTTAGGACTAAAACGATCTGGAAAATTAGTTAGCTCTTTTAAAATATCTTGTTCAGAAAAAACAATAGATGTATTATTAATTTTATAGACATTATCTTCAAAAATAATACGTTCTCTTAAATCATCTTTTAAATAAAAAAGGTTAATTTCTCTTGGATTTACCTGAATATTATAATTTTCAGCTAATTTTTCACTTGTTTTTGAAACTGCTTTAAAAGAAGTAGCATTTAATAATTCGTCTTTAACAATTGAAGAAAATTCATGTTTAAGTTCAATAGCATCTCCATCAATAATAACCAAACCATATTCACCAAATAATTCATTTACTAAATAGCGAGTTGCATCTGTTAAATTGTGATGCTTTAAATATGCATTCTCAAATAATGATTTTATGTAATTTTCATTGATAGAATTTCCTAATTGTTTGGAAAATACATTAAAAATATCTTCAAAACCTTTGGTATTAAGTCTTCCAACAGCACCGCTACTTTCTCTATCCCAAACTACTTTTTTACCTTTAAAATTAAAATAATTAATTTCTTCAAAATCGTGATCTTCTGTTGCCATCCAATAAACTGGCACAAAATTATGTTGAGGAAATTGAGTTTTTAATTGCTTTGTTAAATTTATAGTAGATACAATTTTGTACAAAAAATACAAAGGCCCTGTAAAAATATTTAACTGATGCCCTGTTGTTATTGTAAATGTGTTATCCTTTTCTAATAATTTAATATTATTTAACGTTAAATCATTTATATCTAACTTATTGTATTGTTTAAAAAGTGATTCGGCTAAAATAGCTCTAGATTTAGATTTAAATGAAGCTTGCTTAAGCGTTATCTGATTTTTAAATCCCTCTAAATTAGGGAAGTTACCATAAAATTGAGTTAGTTTAGAATTTTTATCTAAATAATCTCCAATTAAACTTGAAAAATATCCGGTTTCTTGAAATGGAATATGATGTACTTTCATTAAATCTTAATATCTACTTTTAAAATAAGATGTGTATTTTCTTACTATAATTTAATCTAAAATTTCATTTTAGAAACTTCAGCTTTTATAAAAATTTTTATAAAAATACACAATTAATATAGTTTGTCGTTAGTACTTTAAATATCTAACATTTTTTTAACTTATTTTAAAAAAGAAAAACTGTCTAAAAATATTATTATACTTTTTTAATCATTTAAATACAATTATTTTGAAAGCTCACTTTTAATATAATCTCAATCTTATTATTTTGTATTAAAAAGATACTAAAATCAAAATAAATCCAGCGAATTATAATATGTTCTTTTTATAAAAATCACTTATTTTAGCAAATTATTACTGTACAATATGTGGTTTAAAATAAAATCCTATCTTTTATTCTTATTAAAATCTACCAATAAACATGGAATACATTCTCCTTTTGTGTACAATTTAGTAACTAATTGCTTTACTATAAAAACAGCAGCTTCAAAAAAACAAAAACTGGTTACTATTCTAAATTATTTCAAAAACAATAATATTGAAATTCCTAATATTACTAAAAAACAAGCGCTTCTCTTAATAAGAATTGTAACCTATTTTAAACCTAAATCTATTCTAGAATTGGAAACTTCTTTTGGATTTAATACTGCACTATTAAGTATAGGAAACCCAAAAGCAGCTGTTACCACTATAAAAAACAATAAAACTATTAATAAAGAAGCTGCAGCGCTTTTTAATAACATAGAACTTTTAAATATTACATTAATTAACAGTAATTTAAAAAATAAACTAATTAATAATTCGCAATTCGATTTCATTTATTTTGATAAAACCCATCAAAAAACAACATTGTTAAATAATTTTAAAGATTGTTTAGTTGCTTCACATAATAATTCTGTTTTTATTTTTAACGCTATTAATTCTTCAAAAGAACTACAAGAAGCTTGGGAAGAAATAAAAAACAACCCTAAAGTTACTATTACAATAAATACTTATTTTTATGGTATTGTTTTTTTTAGAACTGAACAAGCAAGACAACATTTTACCATACGTGTTTAAATTTAATTTTATATAAAATTAAAACCATAGTTAATACATAACTCAATACCAACTCACAACTAATATTTGTACATTTGCAATCATTTAATTTAATGCAGCATTATGAAAATATATACCAAAACTGGAGATAAAGGAAAAACATCGTTATTTGGTGGAACTAGAGTTCCTAAATACGATTTACGTATTGAGGCTTATGGAACTGTTGATGAATTAAACTCTTACATTGGATTAATTCGTGATCAAAAAATTGATGACTATACTTCTCATGTACTGATAAAAATTCAAAACGAATTATTTACTCTAGGTGCAATGTTAGCAACACCTGCTGAAAAAAAGATTTTAAAAAACGGTAAAGAACGTCTCAATATTAATAAAATAGACATTAAATCTATAGAATTATTAGAAATTGAAATTGACAATATGAACGAGACAATACCTCCAATGACAAATTTTGTTTTGCCAGGCGGACATACAACCGTGTCATTTTGTCATATATCACGTTGTATTTGTAGAAGAGCAGAGCGTATAGCCACACAATTAAGTGACGAAAGTACAATTGATGAACTAATAATTGTTTATTTAAATAGACTTTCTGACTACCTTTTTGTACTGGCACGAAAATTGATTATTGATAATAAAGCTCAAGAAATCCCTTGGATTCCTGAGAAATTATAATAAGTTCTTTTTATTAATGAAAAAAATTAAGAAATAACTTGTTTCTTTAAGTAAAAAAATTATTTTTGCAAAAATATTTAATACAAAAAAGTTATGTATTGGACACTAGAATTAGCATCGTATTTATCAGATGCACCATGGCCTGCGACAAAAGATGAGTTAATTGATTATGCTATAAGAACAGGAGCACCTTTAGAAGTTGTTGAAAATCTTCAAGAAATTGAAGATGCCGATGAAAACTTTGAATCTATTCTTGAAATTTGGCCAGATTATCCTTCCGAAGATGATTATCTCTGGAATGAAGATGAATATTAAAATATTAAAATTCAAAAAAAGTCTCGGTTGAGGCTTTTTTTTGGTTTTAAACCATAATTTAAACAAAAATTTAAGCTTTTTAAAATATAAATATTTTAAATTCGCTTACTAAATAATAATAAAAAACACCTTATTTAAAGGTTAATAAATATAAATTCATACACAAAAAATGAGTATTATAAATTCCGTACTAAAAGTATTTGTTGGAGATAAGAAAAAAAGTGATTTAAAATTGTTACGACCTATTGTAAAAAAGGTTGCAGCATTTGAAAGTGAAGTTTCTAATCTAACAAACGATCAATTAAGAGAAAAAACAGCTTATTTTAAAGACATTATTGCAAAAGCAACTAATGAATATACTTCAAAAATAAATGAGTTAAAAAAAGAAGCTCACGATGCAAATGTTGATAGAAAAGAGGAAATTTACTCTGAAATTGATGAATTAGAAGAAAGCGCGTATGAAGTTTTAGAAAAAACCCTAAATAATATAACAGCTGAAGCTTTTGCTGTTGTTAAAGAAACTGCAAAACGTTTTAAAGAAAATAAAACTATTACTGTTACAGCAACTCCTTTTGATAGAGAACTCTCTGCAACTAAAGGCAATGTAACTCTAGAAGATGATAAAGCTTTTTGGTCAAATACTTGGGATGCTCAAGGTAAACAAGTAACTTGGGATATGGTACATTACGATGTACAGCTTATTGGTGGTACTGTTTTACACCAAGGTAAAATTGCCGAAATGATGACTGGTGAAGGTAAAACATTAGTATCTACACTCCCAATTTATTTAAATGCATTGTCCGGAAAAGGTGTACACGTTGTAACTGTAAACGATTATTTAGCAAAACGTGATGCTGCTTGGATGGGACCTATATTTGAATTTCATGGTTTAAGTGTTGATTGTATAGATCACCACCAACCAAATTCAGATGCTCGAAGAAAAGCATATAATTCTGATATTACTTACGGTACAAATAACGAATTTGGTTTCGATTATTTACGTGATAATATGGCACACTCACCTGAAGAACTGGTACAACGCCCTCATAATTATGCTATTGTAGATGAGGTCGATTCTGTATTAATAGATGATGCACGTACACCTTTAATTATATCTGGTGCAACTGCTAATGCTGATAGACATGAATTTAACGAATTAAAACCAAGTGTAGATAAACTTGTATCCATTCAAAGAAATTACCTAACGGGTGTTTTAGCAGATGTTAAAAAATTAATTGCAGAAGGAAATACAAAAGACGGTAGTTTTTTATTACTTCGCGTATATAGAGGTTTACCAAAAAGTAAAGCCTTAATAAAGTTTTTAAGTCAAGAAGGTATTAAACAACTTTTACAAAAGACTGAAAACCACTATATGCAAGATAATAATCGTGAAATGCCAAAAATTGACGAGGATTTATATTTTGTAATTGATGAAAAAAACAATTCTATAGAGTTAACAGATAAAGGTATTTCTTATTTATCTGGAGACGACGGAGATGAAAACTTCTTTATTTTACCAGATTTAAGTACCGAAATTGCTGCAATTGATAGTGAAAATCTTTCCGCTGAAGAAACTGCGGCTAAAAAAGAAGAATTATATAGAGATTTTAGCATTAAAAGTGAACGAATTCATACAATGAATCAACTATTAAAAGCATATACCCTATTTGAAAAAGATGTGGAATATGTAATAATGGATGATAAAATTAAAATTGTAGATGAACAAACTGGTCGTATAATGGACGGCCGTCGTTATTCAGACGGATTACACCAAGCAATTGAAGCTAAAGAAAATGTAAAAATTGAAGCTGCAACACAAACATATGCAACCGTAACACTTCAAAATTACTTTAGAATGTACCGCAAATTAAGTGGTATGACAGGGACTGCAATTACAGAAGCTGGTGAATTTTGGGATATTTACAAATTAGATGTTGTTGAAGTACCTACAAATGTACCTTTAGTTAGAGATGATAAAGAAGATTTAATCTTTAAAACAAAAAGAGAAAAATACAATGCTGTTATTAATGAAATTGAAAAATTAGTTAATAACGGACAACCTGTTTTAGTTGGTACTACCTCTGTTGAAATTTCTGAATTATTAGGAAGAATGCTTTCTATTAGAAAGATAAAACACAATGTATTAAATGCAAAACTACATAAAAAAGAAGCAGATGTAGTTGCTGAAGCTGGTAACCCAGGAGTTGTAACTATTGCAACAAATATGGCAGGACGTGGTACAGATATTAAATTATCTGATGCTGTAAAAGCTGCTGGTGGTTTAGCTATTATTGGTACAGAACGTCACGATTCTAGACGTGTAGACCGTCAGTTACGTGGACGTGCTGGTCGTCAAGGAGATCCAGGTTTATCACAGTTTTACGTATCATTAGAAGATAATTTAATGCGTTTGTTTGGTTCTGAACGAATTGCTAAAATGATGGATAGAATGGGACTTCAAGAAGGTGAAGTTATTCAACATTCTATGATTACTAAATCTATTGAACGCGCGCAACGTAAAGTTGAAGAGAATAACTTTGGTGTTCGTAAACGTTTATTAGAATATGATGATGTTATGAACTCGCAACGTGAAGTTATATACAAACGTCGCCGACACGCATTATACGGAGAGCGCTTACAAGTAGATATTGTAAATATGGTATATGATACTTGTAGTGCAATAGTAAGAGAGAGCAAACTTGCAAACGATTATCAGAATTTTGAATTTGAATTGATTCGTTTTTCTTCTACTTCTTCTCCATTTACCGAAGAAGAATTCCAAAAACTTTCTGAACAAGAACTTACAGATCAACTTTTTGATATTGTTTACAAACACTATAAAGAAAAACTGGAAAGAAGTGCAAAAGCAGCTTATCCAGTAATTAAAGATGTGTATGAAAATCAAGGTGATAAATACGAACGTATTGTGGTGCCTTTTACTGATGGAACTAAAGAATTAAAAGTTGTAACTAATTTAAAAGAAGCCTATGAAAGTGAAGGAAAAGGCTTAGTTACAGACTTTGAAAAAAATATTACTTTAGCAATTATTGACGATACTTGGAAAGATCATCTACGTCAAATGGATGAATTAAAACAATCGGTTCAAAATGCTACTTACGAGCAAAAAGATCCTTTATTAATTTACAAATTTGAATCATTTGAATTGTTCAATCAAATGCTTGATAAAGTAAATAAAGAAGTTCTTTCATTCTTATTTAAAGGTGAATTACCATCGCAAGATGCAAATCAAGTTTCTCAAGCTAGAGAGCAAAAAAGAGAAAAAGTACAATTAAGTAAAGAAGATTATAAAAACACTTCTGAACAAACACAAACAAACCAAACCCAACAACCGCAAGTTGTAGAAACTATTGTTAGAACCGAACGCAAAATAGGTAGAAACGAAAAAGTGACTATTAAAAATGTGATGAATGGTGAAAACAAATCTGTAAAATACAAACAAGCAATTCCTTTAATTCAAAAAGGAGAATGGGTAATTGTTGAAGATTAATAAATATTGTGAATTACTGATTATTTAATTCATTTAATACTAAACGCAAATCGATGTAAGAATACTTATCATCGATTTTGTGTTTTAAATCTGAAATACTTTCAAAAGTTATTGTAGGAATTAACGCTTTTAATTCTTTATAATAACTTTTTGATATTAAATCAGTTATTTCAACTTCTTTTGAAGGAATAAAAGAAGCTAAATGTGTAGTAATTGTTTCTGCAGTAAGTCCTCTTTCATCAGCAATTTCTTGAATAGTTTTACCAGATTTAAATAATTCCAACGATATCTTTTTACTGCTTCCTTTCTTTTTTTTTCTTGAAGGTTTGTCTTCAAGAAACATGTTTTCATTAGAAATTTCAATATCATTTTCAATCCAATAATCTCCAATAACTTTTAAAATAGCTTCACCATACTTTTTTACACGTACTTTACCAAAACCTTTTATACTTAATAGT
This window encodes:
- the secA gene encoding preprotein translocase subunit SecA encodes the protein MSIINSVLKVFVGDKKKSDLKLLRPIVKKVAAFESEVSNLTNDQLREKTAYFKDIIAKATNEYTSKINELKKEAHDANVDRKEEIYSEIDELEESAYEVLEKTLNNITAEAFAVVKETAKRFKENKTITVTATPFDRELSATKGNVTLEDDKAFWSNTWDAQGKQVTWDMVHYDVQLIGGTVLHQGKIAEMMTGEGKTLVSTLPIYLNALSGKGVHVVTVNDYLAKRDAAWMGPIFEFHGLSVDCIDHHQPNSDARRKAYNSDITYGTNNEFGFDYLRDNMAHSPEELVQRPHNYAIVDEVDSVLIDDARTPLIISGATANADRHEFNELKPSVDKLVSIQRNYLTGVLADVKKLIAEGNTKDGSFLLLRVYRGLPKSKALIKFLSQEGIKQLLQKTENHYMQDNNREMPKIDEDLYFVIDEKNNSIELTDKGISYLSGDDGDENFFILPDLSTEIAAIDSENLSAEETAAKKEELYRDFSIKSERIHTMNQLLKAYTLFEKDVEYVIMDDKIKIVDEQTGRIMDGRRYSDGLHQAIEAKENVKIEAATQTYATVTLQNYFRMYRKLSGMTGTAITEAGEFWDIYKLDVVEVPTNVPLVRDDKEDLIFKTKREKYNAVINEIEKLVNNGQPVLVGTTSVEISELLGRMLSIRKIKHNVLNAKLHKKEADVVAEAGNPGVVTIATNMAGRGTDIKLSDAVKAAGGLAIIGTERHDSRRVDRQLRGRAGRQGDPGLSQFYVSLEDNLMRLFGSERIAKMMDRMGLQEGEVIQHSMITKSIERAQRKVEENNFGVRKRLLEYDDVMNSQREVIYKRRRHALYGERLQVDIVNMVYDTCSAIVRESKLANDYQNFEFELIRFSSTSSPFTEEEFQKLSEQELTDQLFDIVYKHYKEKLERSAKAAYPVIKDVYENQGDKYERIVVPFTDGTKELKVVTNLKEAYESEGKGLVTDFEKNITLAIIDDTWKDHLRQMDELKQSVQNATYEQKDPLLIYKFESFELFNQMLDKVNKEVLSFLFKGELPSQDANQVSQAREQKREKVQLSKEDYKNTSEQTQTNQTQQPQVVETIVRTERKIGRNEKVTIKNVMNGENKSVKYKQAIPLIQKGEWVIVED
- a CDS encoding cob(I)yrinic acid a,c-diamide adenosyltransferase, which gives rise to MKIYTKTGDKGKTSLFGGTRVPKYDLRIEAYGTVDELNSYIGLIRDQKIDDYTSHVLIKIQNELFTLGAMLATPAEKKILKNGKERLNINKIDIKSIELLEIEIDNMNETIPPMTNFVLPGGHTTVSFCHISRCICRRAERIATQLSDESTIDELIIVYLNRLSDYLFVLARKLIIDNKAQEIPWIPEKL
- a CDS encoding DUF2795 domain-containing protein, translating into MYWTLELASYLSDAPWPATKDELIDYAIRTGAPLEVVENLQEIEDADENFESILEIWPDYPSEDDYLWNEDEY